The Sagittula stellata E-37 sequence TGCTTCTGGAGCAAGGTCATGTAGAGGACTCGGCCCGCGTCTACGAGCAGGATCTGGGGCTGGATCCATCGCTGCCACGGGCCGTCCACCACCCGGACAACGTCTGGAGCCTTCAGGGTTACAACGAATGCCTCAAGAAGCTGGGCCGCGACGCCGAGGCCGCCTTGGTCGGCCAGCGTCTGACGCTGGCAAAGGGGCGTGTCGACGTTCCGGTCCGGTCGTCCTGCTACTGCAAGCAGGGCAGCTTCTGAGTGCGCAGCGTCAGCATGCCGAACGGACTCCTCCGGCACAGCCTCCCGATCTCCCTCGCGGCCCTGTGCTGTGCGGGATGGCTGGCTATGTTCGGCATGCTGGCACGCCCGGACCCTCTGGGCGCCCTGACACCTTTTGGGCCCGGCATGCAGGCTGTCGACATGGTGCGGCTTCACGTGTTCCACGATTTCAGCGCCTTGCTTGACCCGGCGGCCCTCTGTGCCTTCCAGCCAGACCGCCAGGCCTTTGCGGTGATTGCGGAAATCGCCGTCATGTGGCTGTCCATGGTTCTTGCGATGGTGCTGCCGTCGTGGGCCTGTGGCGGCGCACTGGCGCGGACATGGCCGGAAACCAATGCGCGTTTCCGGATGGGGATCTGCGCGGGCTTGCTGTGCCTGTGCGGCGCGGGGGCGCTGGTTCAGATCCTGGCGCAGGGTCTGGGCGTCCTATCGCCACAACTGAGGATCACCTCTGCCCCCGTACAGGCAATTTTCCTGTGCGCATCTGTGCTGTTTTTCGGCCTGCGCCGCCTTGAACGAGATCCCGGCAGTCCGGCCACGGGAAAGGGGTTTTCGGGCGGGTTTCGCTGGATGATCCGGAGGCTGTTGCGCTGCGTCCCGATGCTCCTGCTCATGTTCCCACTCGGCCTTATGAACGTTCTTGCCATGCTCGTCATGCTTGCCGTCATGGCGCTTTCACAAAAGTCCCGGTCCCGGCCTGCCTCTGCGCGCACCGGCTCTGCCACGGTCACGTAGGCCGCACATGATCCTGCCGATCAGGATTGACCGGTGCCAAGGTGCCGGGCTGAGCGACCAGATCACTGCGCAAATCTCGCGCCTGATCTTCAAGGGCGTCCTTCCGCCCGGACGAAAGCTCTGGTCCTGCCGCGGACTGGCGCGCGATCTGGGCGTGGCGGTGAACACGGTGACCTCCGCGTATTCCCGGCTCGAAACCGAAGAGCTTATCGAGGCGCGCCCGCGGTCCGGGTTCTTTGTCAGTGCCAAGAGCGGTGTGCACACAGACATGCCGGTGCGCGCACATCCGCCCCGCCCGGGCGGAGCGCCGATCACCGCCAAGCTGAACCGCTGCGCGCAGACCGAAAAGATCACCACCATTCAACGCCCGAAAGACTGGCGGCGCTATCCGTATCCTTTCGTCTGCAACCAGATCGACGAGGCCGACTTTCCGGTGGCGGAGTGGCGGGAATGCTCGCGCATCGCCATGGCCCGCAAGAGCGTCAATCTCTGGTCGGCGGACGGAGATAACGACGACAGCCCCGAGCTGATCGAACAGGTAAACCAGCGAGTCCTGCCGCGCCGCGGGATCTTTGCAGAAACGGACAGCACGCTGATCACGCTCGGCTCGCAAAACGGCATCTTCCTGACCAGCTATCTGTTCGGCGCGTCCGGCAGCGTTGCCGCGATGGAAGACCCCGGCTATCCCGATGCCCGCCGGATCCTGAGCGCAAACTTCGGCAAGGTGGTTGCACAACCGGTCGATGAGGAGGGTCTGATCGTGGATGAACGCCTGCGCGGCGTCGATCTGGTCTATACCACCCCCAACCGGCAATTCCCGACCGGCGTCACCCTGTCCGACCGGCGACGCAGGGAATTGCTGGAAGCCGCCGAGGCCTATGACTTCTACATCATCGAGGACGATTACGCGTGCGACGTGGACTTTCGGCCCTCTCCTCCCATGTCGCTCAGGGCGTCTGACACAGCCGACCGCGTCATCTATCTGGGGAGCCTTTCCAAAAGCCTCGCACCCGGTCTCAGGCTTGGTTACTTGAACGCCTCGCCAAAATTCATTGCCGCAGCCAGAGACTGCCGAAGCATGGTCATGCGCCACCCGCCGTTCCTGCTGCAGCATACGGCGGCGGTGTTCCTTGAACAGGCGTTCTACGACGGGCTGTTGCTGCGCAAGAAGCGTGACCAGGAAGAGCGTTGGAACATTGCTTCGTCGGCGCTCGGAAGTCAGGTGTCCGCCTTGAAGTTTACCGGAGCGTTTGGCAGCACCAACTTTGTCGCCTGCGATCCCGAAGCGAAACTCGACGCGCAAACCATTGCCTCCGAAGCGGCCAGCCACGGTATCCTGGTCGAGCCGATCTGGCCTTGTTACCAACAAGAGGGTGCCGGACGTTCCAGGTTTCGCATCGGAGTGTCGTCGATCCCGCGCGATCGGATCGCCCCGGGGCTGGACCTTCTCAACAGCACCATCGATGCGCTCAGATCGTCCCTGTGAACCGCAAAACAGCAGGAACCGAAGAGAATCTGGGGATCGGCGCGACAGGCAAGACAATGCCGACGCCGTATCCGGCAAACACCAGCATTACATCGATAAACGACCTCCAAATCGGCACTATTCACTGCAGTGCAGATTCGAACTTCCTGCCTTCCACTGCGGCTGCGGAGTCTTGGCCACAAATTCCTCACCCTCTGCGGGACCTTTCTGACGTTCAGCGTTTTTCTACTTAGGTGCGGAATGATCGCTCCGGACAATGACAGAGCCACCTACGCGCTGGATCTGCACAACATATGCTTGAACCAGTCATTTCTGAGCCCGCAGTTGCATGCGACGATTGGCCATTTAAACACCAGCACGTCGGGTCTATAGATGGCGCATGCTTCGCCATTGCGCCCGCACGTTCACACCCTTTCTTGTCGCGTGTCTCTTCGCGGTGCTGAGTGCCGTGTCCGCGTATGAGATGGCACCGGACCGCGGGACAATGGAACGCCAGGCCACCCTCCTGGCGATGGGCGAAACGCTCGATGCGCTCTGCGGTCTTTCCGATGACGGAGAGAAGCATCACTGCCCGTTCTGCCACAAGCTGCCCGATGCGCCCCGCATCGCCGCACCTGACGACGCTGCCCGCATCACCCGGGTCATTGCCCATCGTTTGGGGCACGACCTCGTTGTCGGGCCGCAGGATATCCGGGTCCACGCATCTCCCCGCGCGCCGCCGCGCCACGTCTGATCCCTGACATCTTGGTCCGCTTCGCATTGGCCGGAGCGGGATTTTTCCGGGACGCCGCCCTTTGCGCGCGTGTTCCTTCCGACTGGAGACAGACATATGTTCATCAAGACCACTCTGACCGCCGCGGCGGCCCTTTTCGCGCTGTCCGGCACAGCCTTCGCCCATGCAACGCTCGAGCAGAAAGAGGCCGCGATCGGCGCAACCACCAAGATCACCCTGCGCATTCCGCATGGCTGCGACGGCGAGGCCACAAATGCCGTGCGCTTCGAGATCCCCGAAGGTTTCTATGCCGTGAAGCCGATGCCCAAAGCCGGCTGGGAGCTGACCACCGAGACCGGAGCCTACGAGACGCCCTACAACAACCACGGCCGCGAGATGACCGAGGGCGTGCGCGCGGTGACATGGTCCGGCGGCGATCTGCCGGACGAATTCTATGACGAGTTCACAATCCGCGGCGCCGTCGGCCCGCAGCTTGCCGCCGGCGAAGCGCTCTACTTCCCGGCGGTTCAGACCTGCGCAAATGGCACAGCGGATTGGACCGATATCAGCGGATCCCACGACGTTCCGAACCCGGCGCCGTCGCTGATGCTCGTCTCGGGCGACGGGGGGCACGGACATGGCCACGGCCATGGCGATGCCGCAATGAAGAAGGGCGCGACGGTGACGCTTGGCGATCTTGAAATCTCGGCGCCCTTCGCGCGGGCCACGCTGCCGAACCAGCCCGTGGCGGGCGGCTTCATGACCCTCACCAATACCGGTGAGACGGATGACACGCTCATCGCGGCACGTTCTGCAGCCGCGGGCCGGATGGAGGTCCACGAGATGGCAATGGACGGCGATGTCATGCGGATGCGCGAACTGGAAGACGGCCTTCCAATTCCGGCTGGCCAGACGGTGACGCTGAAACCCGGCGGCTACCACGTGATGTTCATGGATCTCGCCGGGCCGCTGTCCGAAGGCGACAGCGCCGAGGTCACGCTTACATTCGAGAAGGCCGGCGAGGTGACGGTGACCATGCCAGTCGTGGCGCGTGATGCCGGCGGCGCGGCGCATGAGCACGGGAGCCATTGATGAGCCCGTTGCGCAAAATCGCGCTCGTGGCATGGGGAGGGCTGGCTCTGCTGGCCCTTCTCGCCTTGAGCTGGTTTTACATCCTCGAGCCGCGCCTGAACCAAAGCGTCACCGACAGGCTCGGTCATGGCGACTACGCGCTTGTCACGAGTGATGGCGGCACCTTCACCGAAGACACGCTCGACGGCGCGCCGTCTGCGGTGTTCTTCGGCTTTTCCCATTGCCCCGAAGTGTGCCCGACAACGCTCGGCGATATCAGTGTCTGGCAGGACATGCTGGCAGAGGACGGCCTCGGCCCGATCCGCACCTTCTTTGTCACGGTGGACCCGGAGCGGGACACGCCCGAGATGCTTGGCGATTACGTCTCCTGGGCGGAAGGCGTGACCGGCGTCTCCGGCTCCCGCGAGGAGATCGACAAGGCCATCCGCGCCTTCCGCGTTTACGCACAGAAGGTGCCGCTCAAGGACGGCGGCTATACGATGGACCACTCGGCGATGGTGCTGCTTTTCGATGAGGATGGCCGCTTTTACAAACCCATCAACTATCAAGAAGATCCTGAGCGAGCGGTCGGAAAGATCCGAAGCCTTCTCGCCGGCTGACCTTGTACATGAACGACCGTCGCTCCGGAGGGTTCCCGGAGCGACTTTCACAGACAATCGAACGAAGCCCGGGGCGTGGCAGAGTCATTGTCGCGGACAGGCACGTCCGTGCTCTATCGCGCCGTCTGGCCCGGGCACGTCCATGTGGGCTCCATCATCCCGCCCTTCGACATCCTCATCGCGGTCAACGAAGCGGCTACCTCTTCAAGGACGAATACACGCTCACAACGCGACCCGGCCTAAACATCGGCATGCCGCAGGCGCCGGCGTGGATGCGGTGAAGCTCAGCCCGTGGAATCTGAAGTCCGAGCGCATCGAGTACCGTCGTAAGAAGACAGCGTGGATCGGTGGCGTTCCAGTCAGAACCCCAATGCACGCGGGCTTACTTGATTTGCCGGGCAGGCTTCCCGAAGACCGTCCCTTTCTCGCAACGAATCGTGGTGCAGAACGCACAGCTGAGAAGTTTGGCAATTACATGCGGGAGTGATGAGAAGAGGTCGGCTTGCCAGCCTACACCGCACACGGGCTGCGCAAGGCGTGCGCCCGTTCCTTGGCCGAAGCCAAAGAGATCGGCGCAGTCACGGGCCCAAAACCGCTAGCCGTCTTGCAACGCTACACCGAGATCGCTGACCGAGTAGGCATGACCAATTCTGCGATTGGAAACTGATCGCCCGCCCGAATGGCGAGCACAATCTGCCAAACCTTCTAGAGCGGTTCGTCAACTACGAAACCAACCCCAAGCAGGGAAAGGACATTTTGTGATCAGTGGTGAGCCGTGCAGGATTCGAACCTGCGACCCACTGATTAAAAGTCAGTTGCTCTACCAACTGAGCTAACGGCCCACTGTGTGGAGCGCTGTCTAGTCACAACTGCGAATCCCGTCAACCCCGATAACCGGCTTTTTCTCCTCCCTTTTGCAGTATCGCGGAATGGCTTGTGTCTAAACGAAAAAGCGCCCGCTCCGGGAGGGAGCGGGCGCCGATTTAGCGGAGAATCGGCCGCTGCCTACATCATGTGAGCCCAGTCGTCCTGCGGCTCGTCTTCGGGCGCGTCATGCACGGTCTGCTCATCTTCGGGACACTCCACATTGGTGAACAGGTCCTCAAGCGAGATCCAACCGTCATCCCCGGTTACGACTTCATCGCGCGGCTCTCCATCCGGGCCGTCCGGAAGGTCCGGGTCAGGCATCCGGATCTCGGTCACGCCCTGGAAGTGGCCGAAGCCCAAAGTGGCGCCCTCCTCGTCCAGATACTCGACGGAGCCCGACAGGGTTTGGTCGCCCGGATCTTCCTCGAGGTTGATGACCTTCAGCGGTCCATCCTCGGTCAAGTCGAGGACGACGCCGGACGTGCAGGTATCCGGGTCGTACCCGCCCGAAGTGCCGCCGGTGCCACGCGTGCCGCCGGTCCCACAAGCACCGCCCGTGCCGCCGGACCCTTTGGAGCCGCCCGTCCCCCTGGACCCGCCAGATCCGCCGGTCCCTTTCGAACCGCCCGAACCGCCGGTGCCACCGGAGCCGCCATGGCCGTCGTCTTGCCCGCCGTCGTCGCAGTGCCCACCGAAATGACCGGCCAGATGCTTGTCGTACCAGTCGGAGAAGCCGTGCCCTTCGACACCGCCGTTATGGTAGGACTTGCCGCAGCTCGCGCCGGTTCCGCCCGACCCATTGGAACCTGCAGTGCCTTGCGAACCCTTCGTCCCATCCGAACCATGCGATCCGCGGGTGCCGTTGGAGCCATGCGACCCCTTCGATCCCCCCGTCCCCCCGGAGCCACCCTTGCCGTGCGAACCATGTGTACCTTTGGTTCCGTCCGCCGCGTGCGAGCCCCCGGTCCCTTTGGAACCGTGCCCGCCTTTCGTACCGTCCGACCCGTGGGAGCCTTTCCAGCCATGTCCCGCCTTCGTGCCGCCGGAGCCGTCCGTTCCACCGAACCACTTGTCGAAGAAGTTGCTTTTGGTGCCGCCGCTGGCGTGATGCCCTCTGGAGCCGTGCGACCCCTTGCTGCCATGCGAGCCCTTGTCACCATCAGATCCCCTGCTGGTGCAGGTCTTTCCGGAATGTCCCAGCTTCGGGAAGCTCCAATATGAATTGAACATGTGTCTACTCCACGCCCTCCGCGCATAGAGCCGAACCCGAAAAACGTTCCGCTTGCGCTGTCCAGGCCCCCACCCAGATCAGGGATTGTGGGCACAAGGTCATGGTTTCGCCAAATTTCAGACCCAGTCATGCAGGTATTGTTTCGAAGATGACCTTGCGTCACTGGCACGCCCCGGAACTGTCACGAGGTCCGGCAACAATGGCCCGGATCGCCGCCACAATTCCGTCGCATCCGGAACCGGGAATCGCCGCAATGATGAACGAATCACCTGCTACGCATGGACGTCGGGAAACATGCGTGGCGCAAGCTGAGGGGGCAGACCCGTGAACAAGACCCTGCGGAAACACGAACGCATCAAGGCAGGCGCCGAAGCCCTGTTTCAACGGCCCGTGCGCGACATCAGCTTTCCCGGCGGCGAAAGCCGGGCGAGCCTGCGCCTGCATTTCGACGACATGACGGTGATCGGTTCCTTGCGTCCGAACTTCCGCCGCACGCATCTCGAGGCGTTCATCCTCCAGAAACTGGCGCCGGTCTGCGACGACGTCCCCGTCTGCCATGGCGTCATGGGCGACATCATGTTCCAGTCCGACGTGGGCAGCCGCCGCCTGAACACGGAAATCCGCAAGCACGCCGCTGCGGACCGTGTCGCGCTGGCAGAGGACGCGGTGGCCGCGATCTTCCGCATACAGGCGGCCGCCCGGCACACCGATCTTGGCACCACCCTGCCCCGGCTCGGCAACAATGCCGAATGGCTGGCCCAACTGGTGAACGATGTCGACATCCTCGGGCCATTGCTGGACCGCGGTATCCCCGACAGCTTCAACCGCGTGGAACTGCCCGCCTACCTCGACCAGTGCGGCATCCAGTTCGTCAAGTGGGACTGCCGCTCCGGAAATGCCGCGCTTGGCGATGACGGTCGCCTGCGATGGTTCGATTTCGAATACGCCGGAATGCGCCACGGGGCGGAGGATTTTGCCTGGCTGATCGGCGACGAAAGCTGGCCGGTCGACGCAGAGACGATGCTGGAGATCGTCGAGGACGGCTTCGACCCGTCCTGCGGGCATGATTTCGACCATTACATGGAGTACCTGTCCATCTACACGGTTCTGCACTGCATCCAGCGGCTGAAGCTGATCCTGGGGGAGGTCGAATCGCGCGGCTGGCGCTCCATCGAAGAGATCGTGGAACGGGACGATGTGGGCCGCCACCCGCTGCTTGCCGCGCATCTTTGCCGGACGGCCGCGTGGTTTGCCGACCGCCAGTCGACCACCGACATGCTGGTGCCCTTCCTCGAAGCCGCCGAGCGCCGTTTCATGGACGTGACGGAGTAAGCGGAGACCCTGCCGCCCCCTCTGGCGCGCGCTGGTCTTCGGGCGTATATGGGCGCCATGGATCACGCGCGCGCGACAGGTTTGCCCTTCATGAAAATGCACGGGCTGGGCAACGATTTCGTTGTCATCGACGCACGTGCGCGCAGCGTCCAGGTGACGCCCGAACTGGCCATGCGGCTGGCGGACCGGCACATGGGCGTGGGCTTCGACCAGCTCGCCCTGATCGAGCCGGGCGGCAATGCCGACGCGCACCTCGTGTTCCTGAACTCCGATGGGTCCACCTCGGCGGCCTGTGGCAATGCCACGCGCTGTATCGCCCGCCACCTGATGACCGAGACCGGCAAGGATCGCCTTGTCCTGACCACGGACCACGGCGCGCTGCAGGCGGTGGATACCGGCAACGGCATGACATCGGTGAACATGGGCCCGCCCGTTCTCGACTGGCAGAATATCCCCCTGGCAAGCGAAGTGGACACCCTGCACCTGCCCATTGACGGCGACCCCGTGGCGACGTCCATGGGCAACCCACACTGCACCTTCTTCGTGGCGGATGCGGAAGCCGTTGACCTCACGGACTTCGGCCCGAGGATCGAGCATCACCCCCTCTACCCGCAGCGGACCAATGTGCAGGTGGCCACCCTGATCGGCCCCGACCACCTGCGGATGCGGGTCTGGGAACGCGGCGCGGGGCTGACACTGGCATCCGGCTCTTCCTCATGCGCCACCGCCGTCGCCGCCGCGCGCCGAGGGCTGACCGGGCGCGCCGTGCACATCGACCTCGACGGCGGCACGCTGCATGTCGACTGGCGCGAGGACGGCGTCTGGATGACCGGCCCCACATCGCACGTCTTCACGGGCACGCTGACCGCAGAGTGGCTGTGCCAATGACCGACGCGCCACGGTTCACCACACTGGGCTGCCGCCTGAACGCCTACGAAACCGAGGCGATGAAGCGCCTCGCCGCCGACGCCGGGCTGACCGACGCGATGATCGTCAACACCTGCGCCGTCACCTCCGAGGCGGTGGCCAAGGCCCGCAAGGAGATCCGCCGTCTGCGCCGCGACAACCCCGACGCACCGCTGATCGTCACCGGCTGCGCCGCGCAGATCGACCCCGACAGCTTTGCTGCGATGGACGAGGTCACCCACGTCATCGGCAACACCGAAAAGATGGCGCCGGAGACATGGCAGCGCCTGACGCCCGACTTCATCGGCGACACGCCGCGCGTGCTGGTCAACGACATCATGTCGGTCGAGGAAACCGCCGGCCACCTGATCGACGGCTTCGGCACCCGCTCGCGCGCATACGTGCAGGTGCAGAACGGTTGCGACCACCGCTGCACCTTCTGCATCATCCCCTATGGCCGCGGCAATTCGCGCTCCGTGCCCGCCGGTGTCGTGGTCGATCAGATCAAGCGGCTCGTGCAGGAAGGCTACAACGAGGTCGTGCTGACCGGCGTCGACCTGACGTCCTGGGGGGCCGACCTGCCCGGAGAGCCGCGCCTCGGCGATCTCGTGCTGCGCATTCTCAGGCTCACCGACGTGCCGCGCCTGCGCATCTCCTCGATCGATTCCATCGAGGCCGACGACGCCCTGATGCAGGCCATCGCGACAGAGCCGCGCCTGATGCCGCACCTGCACCTGTCGCTCCAGCACGGGCACGACCTGATCCTCAAGCGCATGAAGCGCCGCCACCTGCGCGACGACGCCATCCGCTTCTGCGAAGAAGCGCGCGCCCTGCGCCCCGACATGACCTTCGGCGCAGACATCATCGCAGGCTTCCCGACCGAGACGGACGAACACTTCGACGCCTCGCTGCGCCTGGTGGAGGACTGCGGCCTGACATGGCTGCATGTGTTCCCCTACTCGGCGCGGCCCGGCACACCCGCAGCGAAGATCCCGAACCGGGTCGACGGCACCACGATCAGGGAGCGGGCCGCCCGCCTGCGCGCCGCGGGCGATGCCGCCGTGGCCCGTCACCTTGCGGCACAGGACGGCCGCACGGCGCAGATCCTCATGGAAGCCCCCGACATGGGCCGCACGGAGCAGTTCACCGAGGTGACCTTTGCCGCGCCGCAACCGACCGGCCGGATCGTCGCCGCGCGTATCACCGGTACGGAGGGCGCCCGCCTGACCGCCATGCCGCTCTGAACCTCCCTCGCCACGACGGCCACTGAATGAAACGACACGCCCGAAGCGGCCCCGGCTTTTCGCTGCTCTGGCGGAATGTGAGAAACGCCACCGCCCGGGTCCCCGGGCAGGAGACACCATGCACACCAACCCAGCCTTTCGCCAGACTGACGAGACGGTGGCGCTCGACTTTGCCCGCAGCCGCGCCTTCGGCACGCTCTGCCTCTCGACCGAGGGCGCGCCACATCTCGCGCATGTGCCCTTCCTTCTGGCCGAGGACGGCCGGACCATCGACCTGCACCTGACCCGCTCAAATCCAATCGCCCGCGCTTGCCGCGTCCCGCGCGAAGTGACTCTCGCCATCACCGGCCCCGACGGCTATGTCTCACCGGACTGGTACGGCCTTGAGGACCAGGTTCCGACATGGAACTACGTCGCCGTGCACCTCTCGGGCATCCTCCACCCTCTGCAGCCCGAAGAACTGCCCGGCATGCTCGCCCGCCAGTCCGCCGCCTTCGAAGACTTCATTCCCGGCAAGATGCCCTGGACCATGGACAAGATGTCGGAGGACACGACCGCCCGTTTCCTCCGGATGATCCAGCCCTTCCGTCTGGAAATCCTGAGCGTCGCCAGTACCTTCAAGCTGAACCAGAACAAGTCAGCAAACGCACGGCATAACGCCGCCCGCCATGTCGAAGAAGGCTTCGGCTCCGACCTGACACGTCTTGCCGACCTCATGCGCACCCCGCCCTCCGGCAACTGAACCGGATTTCGCCTCGCGTCCCGCGAGACGACCCGCGCGCCTTCGGCGCGAAGACAGGTATTTGAACCAAGATGAAGGGAAACCGCCCGCCCCTGCCCTTCATCTTGGTTCAAATACCTTCGGGGGAACGGCCTCGGAAGAGGCCGTGGGGGCGAAGCCCCAATGGAACGCGCCATGTCGGCCAATCTGTCTGATTGTTTGCTTTCCCGCACAATTTCCGCCATGACAGGTCGATGACCCCGAGCCTGAAGTCCACAGTGACCATCGAAGCCCGCGCCCTCTGCGTCCACCTTCTCACCGCCACTGGCGCCGTGTTCGCTATGCTCGCTCTTCTGGCAGCGGTTCAGGAGAACTGGCCGGTGATGTTCCTCTGGCTGGTCATTGCCTTCGCCGTGGATGGCGTGGACGGACCGCTGGCCCGGAAATACGACGTCAAGACCAACGCGCCGCGCTTTGACGGGGTGCTTCTGGATCTGATCATCGACTACCTGACCTACGTGTTCATCCCGGCCTTCGCGCTCTTCCAGAGCGGCCTGCTGCCCGGCTGGACAGGTTGGTTTGCGATCATCGTCATCACTTTCGCCAGCGCGATGTATTTCGCGGACAGCCGCATGAAGACCACCGACAATTCCTTCCAGGGCTTCCCGGGGTGCTGGAACATGCTGATCCTCGTGCTCTTCGCGATCAAACCCGGGTTCTGGGTGATCCTCCTGCTGATCACCGTTCTGGCGGTCGCGATGTTCCTGCCGCTCAAGTTCATCCATCCCGTCCGGACCGAGCGATGGCGCGCCCTTTCATTGCCGGTCGCCCTGGCGTGGACATTCTTTGCAGGCTGGGCCGCGTGGGTCGAGTTCCACCCGGAGAGCTGGGCGCATTGGGGATTGGTCGTGACCTCGGTCTACCTGATCGCCGTCGGCATCGTTCAGCAGATCGTGCCGACGCGGAACAGATCGTAGGGCGGGGCTACGCGCCGCCTTCCTTCCCCGGTACAGCCACCGAATAAGCACAAGGTTTCGCGCGACGGTCACGTCGCCGCGCCAGACCGCCTGCTTCGCTGGCCGGTACGTCCGATTGCTCCAAGCCACTTCGCGGCAGTCCTGGCACAGAGCTTCTACCCCCGGGACGGCCGCAAACCGTAACGCACTTGCCTGAAAAACGGCCTCTCCCCTGCTGGACGCCCTGCAGACCGCCGACGTCAGACGAAACGGTTCACGTAATTCTCCAGCCTCTCCTGCCGGCCGGAGCGCGGTTGCGGCTCGATCCCCTCGTCCAGCACCCGCTTCTGGATGCTCTCCAGGTCCGAGCCCAGCATCGCCTGTGCCGCCTCGCTCTGCCAACCGGCGTATCGCTCGTCCAGTGCCTGCTCCAGCCCGCCGTCCTCGATCATCGCCGCTGCCGCCTTCAGCCCACGCGCGCAGACATCCATGCCGCCGGCATGCCCGGCGATCAGGTCGACCGGATCGATGCTCTGCCGGCGCAATTTGGCGTCAAAGTTCGTCCCACCCGTGGTGAATCCGCCGCCTTTCAGCACGTGGTAATAGGCCAGCGCCACCTCGGGCACGTTGTTCGGGAACTGGTCGGTGTCCCAGCCCGACTGGTAATCGTTTCGATTCATGTCGATGGAGCCCAGCATCCCTTCCGCCGCTGCAAGGGCCAGCTCATGCTCGAAGGAGTGCCCGGCCAGGATCGCGTGCCCCTGCTCGATGTTCAGCTTCACCTCGCTCTCCAGCCCGTACTTGCGCAGGAAGCCGATGCAGGTCGCCACGTCGAAGTCGTACTGGTGTTTCGACGGCTCCTGCGGCTTCGGCTCCACGAGGATCGCGCCCTCGAACCCGATCTTGTGCTTGTAGTCGACCACCATCGACAGAAACCGCCCCATGTGGTCCAGCTCC is a genomic window containing:
- the xylA gene encoding xylose isomerase; the encoded protein is MTTGFFEGIAPLRYEGADSTSELCFRHYDPDAVVVGKRMEDHLRFAVAWWHSFAWEGGDPFGGQTFVRPWHPQDDMGRAKMKADVAFEMFELLNVPFYCWHDADLRPEQGDYAKNLSTMDEITDYIGEKQAASKTGLLWGTANMFSDRRWMGGASTNPDPDVFAYAAATVKGCMDATHKLGGQNYVLWGGREGYETLLNTDLNQELDHMGRFLSMVVDYKHKIGFEGAILVEPKPQEPSKHQYDFDVATCIGFLRKYGLESEVKLNIEQGHAILAGHSFEHELALAAAEGMLGSIDMNRNDYQSGWDTDQFPNNVPEVALAYYHVLKGGGFTTGGTNFDAKLRRQSIDPVDLIAGHAGGMDVCARGLKAAAAMIEDGGLEQALDERYAGWQSEAAQAMLGSDLESIQKRVLDEGIEPQPRSGRQERLENYVNRFV